From the Oceanobacillus kimchii X50 genome, the window AAGGACGGACAATCGACTTCTCATATTTTTGAAATGACTACTTATAAAGATAGAGATACAAATGTTACTGCAATGGCAAGGGCAACAGCGAATACTATATCTGTTGTGGCACAAATGATTGCTAATAGAACAATTACGACAAAAGGTGTCTTACCGCCAGAAAAAATGGTACCTGGAAAGCAATATATTGCTGAAATGAAGAAAAGAGGGGTTACAATTAAAGAAAAAGTATCCATAAATAAGCAAACATCAGTGTAGGTTATAAGGGGATGGTTAGGGTGAATACAGTATTTATTGCAGGACACGCAAAATTGCCTTCAGGTATGGCAGCTAAAAGTATCTATGAAACATTAACCATTACTGCGGAAATCGATAAAAAATATGGTGTGATTGTGAATGCAGGTTGTACACTTGCTACTGATCATGGAAAGCAATTTGTACAGACAATATTAAAAGGACATAGTTTACAAGACGGTATTCAATTTCCGATTGATCAAATTAAAAAGCATTATTTGGGGAAAGCAGGTAATGCATTAGCTTCTGCATTAATGGATTTATTCAAGCAGTATGAGCAATATCAAAAGTCTATTGTTGTACAACAATAAGAAAAAGAAGGGGGTTAAAGATATCTTACGGTGAAAAAGAAAAAACAGTTGAGTAATCACCGCACCATCAAGCAGAAGAAATAGGTGAAGATAGAATAATACACCATAAGCCAAAAATCCACTCTGAAAGCGTACTTGCTTCCTCGAGTGGATTTTCGGTGGGTGACGCGTAAAATGTATTAAGCTATCGCTATGTCTCTTCATGAGTAGAAACTACTTTGTTTCTTCCCATGCAGGAAGCATTTGATTAAGCAGTTTATCTTCTCGATAACCTAATACGTATTCAGCTTGCATTATTGTATGAACTTCCCGTGTCCCTTCGTATATGACGGGCGCTTTTGAATTACGTAAAAATCTTTCTACAGGGTATTCATCGGAGTACCCGTAAGCTCCGTGTATTTGTACAGCATCATCAGCTGCTTTGTTAGCAAAATCACAAGCTTGCCATTTTGCTAATGATGTTTCTCTCGTATTACGTTTTCCTTCATTCTTCAATTCTCCTGCACGGTAGACGAGTAGCTTACTCATCTGATATCCGGCTTCCATTTTAGCTATCATTTGTTGAACTAATTGATGTTTTCCGATTTCTTTTCCAAATGTTTTTCGCTCATGGCAATATTTTACGCTTTCTTCTATACATGCCATAATTTGCCCAACTGCACCTGCAGCAACCGTAAAACGACCATTGTCTAATGCAGACATGGCAATCTTAAATCCTTCTCCTTCTTCTCCAAGCAAATTTTCTTTTGGAACTTTAATGTTGTCAAAGAATAGCTCTCCAGTATTCCCTGAACGAATCCCATGTTTTCCTTTGATTGCTTTAGAAGAGAAACCCTCCCAAGATCTTTCCACGATAAATGCAGATATACCTTTATGTTTTTGGGAGCGATCCTGTGTGTAGGCGAAAACAATGAAATGATCTGCAACATCACAAAGAGAGATCCAAGTTTTTTGTCCATTTAAAATATAGTGATCTCCATGCTTCACCGCTGTAGATTGAAGAGCGGCAACATCGGATCCAGCACCGGGTTCTGTTAATCCAAAGGCACCAATTTTTTCGCCTTTTGCTTGGGCTGTAAGATATCTTTGCTTTTGTTCTTCATTTCCCCATTGTAATAATGTCATACTGTTAAGCCCGGTATGCACCGAAACTGCGGTTCGAAAAGCTGTATCGCCACGTTCCAATTCCTCACATACGATGGCAAGTGAATTATAATCCATTCCACTACCACCATATTGTTCAGGGATACATACACCCATTAATCCTAGTTCTGCTAATTTATTCAATAGTGTCGGATCAAATTTTCCATTACGATCCCAATCGCCAATGTAAGGCATAATTTCCTTGTCAGTAAATTCTCTGACTGTTTTTCTTAATAGTTCTTGTTCTTCGCTAAAATGAAAATTCATTATTCCATATCTCCTTTCAAATGTATATAATCGTTGTTATGTTCTCCAGGGTTAGGTGGTGCATGACGATAAGTGACTGGTGTTCTGGATAATTTCAGTGGGTTACCAATAAGTTTGATAGGCCCCGCGGTTTGGTGATGCATAGATACAAACATCTCTCTACTTTTTAATTGTAAGTCTTCGGGAAGATTATCTATGGTTTGAATTGGACCACACGGAATTTTTTCTTCTTGTAAAGCTTTTATCCAGTACTTAGAAGTTTGGAGTGTTAGAGATTCTTGGAGTAAAGGGATCAACAGGTCACGATGTTGAACACGGCTGGCATTGGTTCGGAAACGATTATCGTTTGATAGATAATCTAGTTGGAGGATGTGGCAAAGTCTCTTAAATTGTGCATCGTTTCCAACAGCAATTACAACATCCCTATCTTTAGTCTTAAACGTTTGATAAGGTACAATATTAGGATGACTATTTCCTAGTAATTTCGGTTTTTGACTAGACATTAAATAATTACTAGCAACATTAACTAAAGAACTAACAGCGGTATCATATAAAGAAATATCAATTTTTTGGCCTTTACCAGAGTGTTGTCTTTCTAATAATGCTGCTTGGATTCCAATACAGGTATATAAGCCAGTTAATACATCTGTTATAGCAATACCGACTTTTTGGGGACCGGATTCAGGGCTACCTGTAATGCTCATAAGTCCACTCATTGCTTGAATAATGAAGTCATAACCAGGCATATCTTTGTAGGGACCAGTTTCACCAAAACCAGTAATAGATGCATAGATAATGCTTGGATTAAGTGTAGAAAGGGTTTGATAATCCAATCCAAAACGTTCCATCGTACCAGTCTTAAAATTATTTACAATCACATCTGACTCTTTGATAATTTCCTTCAGATATTTAATACCATTCGACGATTTAAGGTCGATCGTAATACTCTTTTTATTACGATTTGCACAAAGGTAATATGCACTAACTCCATGTTGAAATGGGGGACCCCAATCTCTAGTTTCATCACTTCCTCCAGGAGCTTCTACTTTTATTACTTCAGCTCCTAAATCAGCAAGAATCATAGTACAGTAGGGGCCAGCAAGAACACGAGTGAGATCCAAAATCTTTAATCCTTCTAAACTCATCGACAAAATTGTAATCCCTCCTTATACATGAATGAAAAAAGCCAGTTCAAATATCATTGCATTAAGCAATCATTTGAACTGGCTTTTTGTGGGTAGCTACTCTGGCAATGAGTATGCATACAAAATAGTCAGCATGGCATATAAAAATAATATGGTCAAGGCATGACGCATATTACATGACCACAGAGATGAACGTGGAATACGCTTTCATGTGGCTCTAAAATTATTATAAATCGAAACAGTATATTTGTAAACGCTTTTATTTAGAAAAAATAGAATTCCACACAATACTATAGAATAATTTGTGTGGAATTTGCTACTTATTTCTCGTGTAACAGGCATGAATCCTGTAGGTTATCCAAGGTTAACTACCTGTCATGAACGATTCTGTTTAAGGGTCTTTGGGTAATGCCCTTAGGGTACTAATATCTAGTGGGACGGCGTTCTTCCACCAGAATGCTTGTTTCATTTTATTTTGCAGCTTTTTGTAATTTATGAATCATTTTTAATGCACGGCCGGTTCCGATAGCAACTGATTCTAATGGATTTGGTGCCATATGCACAGGTACACTGATTTCGTCAGATAACCATTCTCGCATACCATTAAGCAATGCTCCTCCTCCAGTAAGAACAATACCGTTGTCTACAATATCGCCACTTAATTCTGGAGGACACTCTTCAAGAGTGGAACGGATCGTTTCTAGAATTTGTTCTAAAGACTCTTTGATAGCTTGATAGATTTCTGTTGAAGTAACTTCGATTGTTTTTGGTAATCCAGTAACCATATCACGTCCACGAATTTCCATAGTAACTTCTTTATGATTTGGATGAGCATAACCGATTTCCATTTTAATATTCTCAGCAGTTCGTTCACCTATTAGAATATTATATTGCTTTCGAATATGTTGAATAATTTCATCATCCATTTTATCTCCAGCTGTACGGACAGAATTGCAGGATACAATTCCACCAAATGAGATAATTCCTACCTCA encodes:
- a CDS encoding DUF3870 domain-containing protein; translated protein: MNTVFIAGHAKLPSGMAAKSIYETLTITAEIDKKYGVIVNAGCTLATDHGKQFVQTILKGHSLQDGIQFPIDQIKKHYLGKAGNALASALMDLFKQYEQYQKSIVVQQ
- a CDS encoding acyl-CoA dehydrogenase family protein; this translates as MNFHFSEEQELLRKTVREFTDKEIMPYIGDWDRNGKFDPTLLNKLAELGLMGVCIPEQYGGSGMDYNSLAIVCEELERGDTAFRTAVSVHTGLNSMTLLQWGNEEQKQRYLTAQAKGEKIGAFGLTEPGAGSDVAALQSTAVKHGDHYILNGQKTWISLCDVADHFIVFAYTQDRSQKHKGISAFIVERSWEGFSSKAIKGKHGIRSGNTGELFFDNIKVPKENLLGEEGEGFKIAMSALDNGRFTVAAGAVGQIMACIEESVKYCHERKTFGKEIGKHQLVQQMIAKMEAGYQMSKLLVYRAGELKNEGKRNTRETSLAKWQACDFANKAADDAVQIHGAYGYSDEYPVERFLRNSKAPVIYEGTREVHTIMQAEYVLGYREDKLLNQMLPAWEETK
- a CDS encoding CaiB/BaiF CoA transferase family protein; its protein translation is MSMSLEGLKILDLTRVLAGPYCTMILADLGAEVIKVEAPGGSDETRDWGPPFQHGVSAYYLCANRNKKSITIDLKSSNGIKYLKEIIKESDVIVNNFKTGTMERFGLDYQTLSTLNPSIIYASITGFGETGPYKDMPGYDFIIQAMSGLMSITGSPESGPQKVGIAITDVLTGLYTCIGIQAALLERQHSGKGQKIDISLYDTAVSSLVNVASNYLMSSQKPKLLGNSHPNIVPYQTFKTKDRDVVIAVGNDAQFKRLCHILQLDYLSNDNRFRTNASRVQHRDLLIPLLQESLTLQTSKYWIKALQEEKIPCGPIQTIDNLPEDLQLKSREMFVSMHHQTAGPIKLIGNPLKLSRTPVTYRHAPPNPGEHNNDYIHLKGDME
- the mreBH gene encoding rod-share determining protein MreBH, which encodes MFSNAEIGIDLGTANILVYSKTKGIVLNEPSVVAIDVNTKQVMAVGAEAKEMVGKTPKNIIPIRPLKDGVIADYDVTAQMLKELLKKVSKQLGMSMRKPNVVVCTPSGSTSVERRAIHNAVSSYGAKQVHLIEEPVAAAIGADLPVDEPFANVIVDIGGGTSEVGIISFGGIVSCNSVRTAGDKMDDEIIQHIRKQYNILIGERTAENIKMEIGYAHPNHKEVTMEIRGRDMVTGLPKTIEVTSTEIYQAIKESLEQILETIRSTLEECPPELSGDIVDNGIVLTGGGALLNGMREWLSDEISVPVHMAPNPLESVAIGTGRALKMIHKLQKAAK